From a region of the Myxococcus stipitatus genome:
- a CDS encoding DMT family transporter — MSPAVPRARVYGGLVLGVVAVSWAAPLIRFAQAPSLAISAWRLVFAAVPLLALAVLRGRAELSALSARTWGWLGLSGLALALHFATWIASLQYTTVASSVALVTTQPVWVTLFAWLALSERVGRRGAAALVLCLAGSVLIGARDFAAGGAALWGDALAVAGALLAAVYFVVGRRVREALSLGTYVGVVYAVAAVALLAAHGVVDSPLTGFPPLTWGVLVALALVPQLIGHSLLNASVRHLSAPFVAVASLGEPVLSTLWAVPLLGEKPDWVQLTGGGLALLGVVLMSREESARSPPPPDLVPAAD, encoded by the coding sequence GTGAGCCCCGCCGTCCCACGGGCCCGCGTCTACGGTGGGCTCGTGTTGGGCGTGGTGGCCGTGTCCTGGGCGGCGCCCCTCATCCGCTTCGCCCAGGCGCCGTCGTTGGCCATCTCCGCGTGGCGCCTCGTCTTCGCCGCCGTGCCGCTGCTGGCGCTCGCCGTCCTGCGCGGGCGCGCGGAGCTGTCCGCGTTGTCCGCTCGGACGTGGGGCTGGCTCGGACTGTCCGGGCTGGCGCTCGCGCTGCACTTCGCGACGTGGATCGCCTCCCTCCAGTACACCACCGTGGCCAGCTCCGTGGCGCTCGTCACGACGCAGCCCGTGTGGGTGACGCTGTTCGCGTGGCTTGCGTTGTCGGAGCGCGTGGGGCGGCGGGGCGCGGCCGCGTTGGTGTTGTGCCTGGCGGGCAGCGTCCTCATCGGCGCGCGGGATTTCGCCGCGGGCGGGGCGGCGCTCTGGGGCGACGCGCTCGCGGTGGCGGGGGCGCTCCTGGCGGCGGTGTACTTCGTCGTGGGGCGTCGCGTGCGCGAGGCGCTGTCCCTGGGCACCTACGTGGGCGTCGTCTATGCCGTGGCCGCCGTGGCGCTCTTGGCCGCCCATGGCGTCGTCGACTCCCCGCTGACGGGCTTCCCGCCGCTCACCTGGGGCGTGCTGGTGGCCCTGGCGCTGGTGCCGCAGCTCATCGGCCACTCGCTGCTCAACGCGTCGGTGCGGCACCTGTCCGCGCCCTTCGTCGCGGTGGCCTCGCTGGGGGAGCCGGTGCTCTCCACGCTGTGGGCCGTGCCGCTGCTGGGCGAGAAGCCCGACTGGGTGCAGCTCACGGGGGGCGGGCTGGCCCTGCTGGGCGTGGTCCTCATGTCGCGCGAGGAGTCCGCGCGCTCGCCGCCGCCCCCGGACCTGGTGCCCGCGGCGGACTGA
- a CDS encoding DNA polymerase IV yields the protein MTLAMRAIIHVDMDAFYASVEQRDNPALKGKPLIVGGHAQRGVVVAASYEVRPFGVRSAMPMSRALKAAPHAIVVKPRFPAYAEASEQVFAIFEQYTPLIEPLSLDEAFLDVTASVGLFGAPADIARRIRKDIAEELSLPCSAGIASAKFVAKIASDLAKPNGQREVRPEETVGFLAGLPVSRLWGVGPKTEEALQRAGLKTIGDVAKRDAEWLEARLGTIGRHLWELSQGIDAREVVPDRAAKSVGAEDTFEEDLTGVEALKPHIHAQALRVARRLRRANLKGRVVQLKLKLADFTLLTRRTTLREATDDGQTLYRAALELLERAHENKAMRLTGVSVQLDEAPPQLGLFPAAPPRTAKLNAALDRIADRFGSKAITTADIAGTSGTADAEAHRSERPVEKAKPRR from the coding sequence GTGACTCTTGCGATGCGAGCCATCATCCACGTGGACATGGACGCCTTCTATGCGTCCGTCGAACAGCGGGACAACCCGGCCCTCAAGGGCAAGCCGCTCATCGTCGGCGGGCACGCGCAGCGCGGCGTGGTGGTGGCCGCCTCGTACGAGGTGCGCCCCTTCGGCGTGCGCAGCGCCATGCCCATGTCGCGCGCGCTGAAGGCCGCGCCCCACGCCATCGTCGTCAAGCCGCGCTTCCCCGCCTACGCGGAGGCCAGCGAGCAGGTGTTCGCCATCTTCGAGCAGTACACCCCGCTCATCGAGCCCCTGTCGCTCGACGAGGCGTTCCTGGACGTCACCGCGTCGGTGGGCCTGTTCGGCGCGCCCGCGGACATCGCGCGGCGCATCCGCAAGGACATCGCGGAGGAGCTGTCCCTGCCCTGCTCCGCGGGCATCGCCTCCGCGAAGTTCGTGGCGAAGATCGCCTCGGACCTGGCCAAGCCCAATGGCCAGCGCGAGGTGCGCCCGGAGGAGACGGTGGGCTTCCTCGCGGGCCTGCCCGTGTCTCGACTGTGGGGCGTGGGGCCGAAGACGGAGGAGGCCCTCCAGCGCGCCGGGTTGAAGACGATTGGCGACGTGGCGAAGCGGGACGCGGAGTGGCTGGAGGCCCGGCTGGGCACCATCGGCCGGCACCTGTGGGAGCTGTCGCAGGGCATCGACGCGCGGGAGGTGGTGCCGGACCGCGCCGCCAAGAGCGTGGGCGCGGAGGACACCTTCGAGGAGGACCTCACCGGCGTGGAGGCACTCAAGCCCCACATCCACGCGCAGGCCCTGCGGGTGGCGCGGCGCCTGCGGCGCGCGAACCTCAAGGGCCGCGTGGTGCAGCTCAAGCTGAAGCTCGCCGACTTCACCCTCCTCACCCGGCGAACCACGCTGCGCGAGGCGACGGACGACGGGCAGACGCTCTACCGCGCGGCGCTGGAGCTGCTCGAGCGCGCTCACGAAAACAAGGCCATGCGGCTGACCGGGGTGAGCGTGCAGCTCGACGAGGCGCCCCCCCAGCTCGGACTCTTCCCCGCCGCCCCACCCCGCACGGCCAAGCTGAACGCCGCGCTGGACCGCATCGCCGACCGCTTCGGCAGCAAGGCCATCACCACGGCGGACATCGCCGGAACCAGCGGCACCGCGGACGCGGAGGCCCACCGCTCCGAACGCCCCGTGGAGAAGGCCAAGCCCCGGCGCTGA
- a CDS encoding HAD hydrolase-like protein: MVVPGADMPAYRLVIFDFDGTLADTLPWFRSVFDGVAERFGLVRLTPDEFEALRNLSGREIIAKMKVPAWKLPFIVRHMRREKLAAAATTRLFAGVPELLADLKAAGLRVAIVSSDSEASVRAVLGPLVAHVDHFDCGAGLFGKAAKFRGMVKRTGLRREEVLSVGDELRDLEAALEADIAAAAVSWGYTAPEALERRRPTHLFHSIDALRAMLLPAPPPSGSER, from the coding sequence GTGGTAGTTCCCGGGGCCGACATGCCCGCCTATCGCCTGGTCATCTTCGACTTCGACGGCACCCTGGCCGACACGCTCCCGTGGTTCCGCTCCGTGTTCGACGGCGTGGCGGAGCGGTTCGGTCTCGTCCGCCTGACGCCCGACGAGTTCGAGGCCCTGCGCAACCTGTCCGGGCGCGAAATCATCGCGAAGATGAAGGTCCCCGCCTGGAAGCTGCCCTTCATCGTCAGGCACATGCGCCGGGAGAAGCTCGCGGCGGCGGCGACGACGCGGTTGTTCGCCGGGGTGCCGGAGCTGCTCGCGGACCTGAAGGCGGCGGGCCTGCGGGTGGCCATCGTCAGCTCGGACAGCGAGGCCTCCGTGCGCGCGGTGCTCGGGCCGCTGGTGGCCCACGTGGACCACTTCGACTGTGGCGCGGGACTCTTCGGCAAGGCCGCGAAGTTCCGCGGGATGGTGAAGCGCACGGGGCTGCGGCGCGAGGAGGTGCTCTCCGTGGGGGACGAACTGCGCGACCTCGAGGCCGCGCTCGAGGCGGACATCGCCGCGGCGGCCGTGAGCTGGGGCTACACGGCGCCGGAGGCCCTGGAGCGGCGCCGGCCCACCCATCTCTTTCATTCCATCGACGCACTGCGGGCCATGCTCCTGCCCGCGCCTCCACCCTCCGGGTCGGAGCGATGA
- a CDS encoding LysR family transcriptional regulator, which translates to MDSLGALNAFVQAAETRSFTLAGRQLGVSSSAVGKAIARLEARLGVRLFHRSTRTITLTPEGTLFLERCRRIFCEVEAAELELAQTQGAPRGRLRVSMPIVGMLMMPTLSAFMRAYPDIELDLDFTDRVVDVIEEGFDGVVRAGEVSDSRLMSRVLGTFRLMLVASPDYLRRKGTPRKPEDLLAHACLHHRFATNGKLEPWPLRKGRGELALPSAAVANTIEPLIYMAEQGLGITCLPDFAIRRQLAQGTLVEVLDGHTHHRGTFRMLWPSSRYLSPKLRVFVDFMAKHLFAT; encoded by the coding sequence ATGGACAGCCTCGGCGCGCTCAACGCATTCGTCCAGGCGGCGGAGACACGCAGCTTCACGCTGGCGGGGCGGCAGCTCGGCGTGTCGTCGTCCGCGGTGGGCAAGGCCATCGCGCGGCTGGAGGCGCGGCTGGGCGTGCGCCTGTTCCACCGCTCCACGCGCACCATCACCCTGACGCCCGAGGGGACGCTCTTCCTCGAGCGCTGCCGGCGCATCTTCTGCGAGGTGGAGGCCGCGGAGCTGGAGCTCGCGCAGACCCAGGGAGCGCCCCGGGGACGGCTGCGCGTCAGCATGCCCATCGTCGGGATGCTGATGATGCCGACGCTGAGCGCCTTCATGCGGGCGTACCCGGACATCGAGCTGGACCTCGACTTCACCGACCGCGTCGTGGACGTCATCGAGGAGGGCTTCGATGGCGTGGTGCGCGCGGGCGAGGTGAGCGACTCCCGGTTGATGAGCCGGGTGCTGGGCACGTTCCGGCTCATGCTCGTCGCGTCCCCCGACTACCTCCGGAGGAAGGGGACGCCCAGGAAGCCCGAGGACCTCCTGGCCCACGCCTGCCTCCACCACCGCTTCGCCACCAACGGCAAGCTGGAGCCCTGGCCGCTGCGCAAGGGGCGCGGGGAGCTCGCCCTGCCGTCAGCGGCGGTGGCGAACACCATCGAGCCGCTCATCTACATGGCGGAGCAGGGCCTGGGCATCACCTGCCTGCCGGACTTCGCCATCCGCCGGCAGCTGGCCCAGGGCACGCTCGTGGAAGTGCTCGACGGACACACGCACCACCGGGGCACGTTCCGGATGCTGTGGCCGTCGAGCCGCTATCTCTCGCCCAAGCTGCGCGTGTTCGTGGACTTCATGGCGAAGCACCTCTTCGCCACCTGA
- a CDS encoding MFS transporter, translated as MTSSLPSDLSPSASAPARGARLPLAELLSLSMAAFITVLTEALPAGLLPRMSADLGVSEAMAGQVVTLYALGTLLTAIPLTAATQGWRRKPLLLGAIAGFAVVNTLTAVSTHFVLTLGARFLAGVFAGVLWALVAGYAARLVPEHLQGRSMAIAMVGIPLALSLGVPAGTFLGAAVGWRSTFGLMSLLTLALVGWVVARLPDFPGQAEDSRLSLAGVFTLPGIRSVLFATLAFVLAHNVLYTYVAPFVVPSGLAARIDVVLLVFGVSALVSIWLVGVMIDRWLRELMLGSTAMFVGVGLLFGLWGDVPAVVYGGMALWGLAFGGVATLLQTASAKTAGEAADVAQSMLVTVWNIAIAGGGVLGGVLLETAGVSAFPWTLVLLLVPTLWVVWRAKRHGFPPVTRRG; from the coding sequence ATGACTTCCTCGCTCCCTTCCGACCTGTCCCCGTCCGCCAGTGCGCCCGCACGGGGCGCCCGCCTGCCGCTCGCGGAGTTGCTCTCCCTGTCCATGGCCGCCTTCATCACCGTGCTCACTGAGGCCCTGCCCGCGGGGCTGCTGCCCCGGATGAGCGCGGACCTCGGCGTGTCCGAGGCGATGGCGGGACAGGTCGTCACGCTCTACGCGCTGGGCACGCTGTTGACGGCGATTCCCCTCACCGCCGCGACCCAGGGCTGGCGGCGCAAGCCGCTGCTGCTCGGCGCCATCGCGGGCTTCGCCGTGGTCAACACGCTGACCGCGGTGTCCACCCACTTCGTGCTCACGCTGGGCGCCCGCTTCCTCGCGGGCGTGTTCGCGGGCGTGCTGTGGGCGCTCGTCGCGGGGTACGCGGCCCGGCTGGTACCCGAGCACCTCCAGGGCCGCTCGATGGCCATCGCCATGGTGGGCATCCCCCTGGCGCTCTCGCTCGGCGTCCCGGCGGGGACCTTCCTGGGGGCGGCCGTCGGCTGGCGCTCCACCTTCGGCCTCATGAGCCTGCTCACGCTCGCGCTGGTCGGGTGGGTCGTCGCCAGGCTCCCGGACTTCCCCGGGCAGGCCGAGGACAGCCGTCTGTCGCTCGCGGGCGTCTTCACCCTGCCGGGCATCCGCTCCGTGCTGTTCGCCACGCTCGCGTTCGTGCTCGCGCACAATGTCCTGTACACCTATGTCGCGCCCTTCGTCGTCCCGTCGGGGCTCGCCGCGCGCATCGACGTCGTGCTGCTCGTCTTCGGCGTCTCGGCGCTCGTCTCCATCTGGCTCGTCGGCGTGATGATCGACCGCTGGCTGCGAGAGCTGATGCTCGGCAGCACCGCGATGTTCGTCGGCGTGGGCCTCCTGTTCGGCCTCTGGGGGGACGTCCCCGCCGTGGTCTACGGGGGGATGGCGCTGTGGGGGCTCGCCTTCGGTGGCGTGGCCACGCTGCTCCAGACGGCGTCGGCGAAGACGGCGGGGGAGGCCGCGGATGTCGCCCAGTCGATGCTCGTCACCGTCTGGAACATCGCCATCGCTGGCGGGGGCGTGCTGGGCGGCGTCCTGCTGGAGACGGCCGGCGTCTCTGCCTTCCCGTGGACGCTCGTGTTGCTGCTGGTGCCCACGCTGTGGGTCGTGTGGCGGGCGAAGCGGCATGGCTTCCCGCCCGTGACGCGGCGGGGGTGA
- a CDS encoding secondary thiamine-phosphate synthase enzyme YjbQ, with translation MKTLTEYLWFETKQRRELVRLTDTVASLVRESGIQEGMVLVSAMHITAGVFVNDDESGLHEDIWAWLQTLAPAGPDYRHHRTGEDNGDAHLKSMLVHHQVIIPVTRGKLDLGPWQQVFYAEFDGQRRKRVIVKVMGE, from the coding sequence ATGAAGACCCTGACCGAGTACCTGTGGTTCGAGACGAAGCAGCGCCGGGAGCTGGTGCGGCTCACCGACACGGTGGCCTCGCTGGTCCGCGAGAGCGGCATCCAGGAAGGCATGGTGCTCGTCTCCGCCATGCACATCACCGCGGGCGTCTTCGTCAACGATGACGAGTCCGGCCTCCATGAGGACATCTGGGCGTGGCTCCAGACACTCGCGCCCGCGGGGCCGGACTACCGCCACCACCGCACCGGCGAGGACAACGGCGACGCGCACCTCAAGTCGATGCTCGTCCACCACCAGGTCATCATCCCCGTCACCCGCGGGAAGCTGGACCTGGGGCCGTGGCAGCAGGTGTTCTACGCGGAGTTCGATGGCCAGCGCCGCAAGCGCGTCATCGTGAAGGTGATGGGCGAGTAG
- a CDS encoding RluA family pseudouridine synthase yields MSPPTLHTFTVAADKAGQRVDLFVGDALKLSRARLKRLFESGAVKVNGRAAKKGLLVATGQQVAVELEEETREAVPDEDFPLVVLHEDAALLFVDKPAGRPSHPLQSGETGTVANALVARFPECAQASVDPREGGLCHRLDVETSGVLVAARTRAAWTAVREAFGERAVDKRYLALVTGPLADEGDIDVPLRHHPRHPDRVEPAPQGAEDAREAVSRFRVLERTGEYSLVEVRIFTGVLHQVRAHLAGIGAPIVGDTLYGGREAPRLGRFFLHARALGLSHPETKRPMHVTSPLPPELRAELERLGLRAPGQRPEPASAG; encoded by the coding sequence GTGAGCCCTCCCACGCTGCACACCTTCACCGTGGCCGCCGACAAGGCGGGCCAGCGGGTGGACCTGTTCGTCGGTGACGCGCTGAAGCTGTCGCGCGCCCGGCTCAAGCGGCTGTTCGAATCTGGCGCGGTGAAGGTGAATGGCCGCGCCGCGAAGAAGGGCCTGCTGGTGGCCACGGGCCAGCAGGTCGCCGTGGAGTTGGAGGAGGAGACGCGCGAGGCCGTGCCGGACGAGGACTTCCCGCTCGTCGTGCTGCACGAGGACGCCGCGCTGCTCTTCGTGGACAAGCCCGCGGGCCGCCCTTCGCATCCGCTCCAGTCCGGCGAGACGGGGACGGTGGCCAACGCCCTGGTGGCGCGCTTCCCGGAGTGCGCCCAGGCGTCGGTGGATCCTCGCGAGGGGGGCTTGTGCCACCGGCTGGACGTGGAGACGTCGGGCGTGCTGGTGGCGGCGCGCACGCGGGCGGCGTGGACGGCGGTGCGCGAGGCCTTCGGCGAGCGCGCGGTGGACAAGCGCTACCTGGCGCTGGTGACGGGGCCCCTGGCGGACGAGGGCGACATCGACGTGCCCCTGCGCCACCATCCCCGCCATCCGGACCGCGTGGAGCCCGCGCCCCAGGGCGCGGAGGACGCGCGTGAGGCGGTGTCGCGCTTCCGGGTGCTGGAGCGCACGGGCGAGTACAGCCTGGTGGAGGTGCGCATCTTCACCGGCGTGCTGCACCAGGTGCGCGCGCACCTCGCGGGCATCGGGGCGCCCATCGTCGGCGACACGCTCTATGGCGGTCGCGAGGCGCCGCGGCTGGGGCGCTTCTTCCTGCATGCGCGGGCGCTCGGCCTGTCGCACCCGGAGACGAAGCGGCCCATGCACGTGACCAGCCCCCTGCCCCCGGAGCTGCGCGCGGAGTTGGAGCGGCTGGGCCTGCGCGCGCCGGGCCAGCGTCCGGAGCCCGCGAGCGCGGGCTGA
- a CDS encoding serine/threonine-protein kinase: MPPKVIGPYRVLETLGSGGAGTVYRALDRRTNDEVALKLLSAGPALDERAAKRLAREFETLADLAHPNVVKVFEAGVHQGWPYLTMELIEGLTLRHYLDIRGDDLLSPSSGTTPRGPLSVRRTADEDFGPGSDSMSDSMGGLGAGGGLFSMDAFNEEAPSEDLGGFGGLGEGPDSDDSLEGFDLPLPPPPRKSADDSRVLRAEDLNRPERMGRLKDTMLQLCEALAYIHGHGLVHRDLKPSNVMVDEDRQVRLMDFGLAKFLADDVAITEAGKLVGTYRYMAPEQILGEPLDGRSDLYSLGVILYELLSGRPPFEAKTPHELWRQVLETEPAPVLALNLHGDPQFARVAHRLIRKEPDDRFQTAEEVYEALSE; this comes from the coding sequence ATGCCCCCGAAGGTCATCGGTCCCTACCGCGTCCTCGAGACGCTCGGCAGCGGCGGGGCGGGAACCGTCTATCGGGCCCTGGACCGCCGCACCAACGACGAGGTCGCGCTCAAGCTCCTGTCGGCCGGTCCGGCCCTGGACGAGCGCGCCGCGAAGAGACTCGCGCGCGAATTCGAGACGCTCGCCGACCTGGCCCATCCAAACGTGGTGAAGGTTTTCGAGGCGGGCGTACACCAGGGCTGGCCGTACCTGACGATGGAGCTCATCGAGGGGCTCACGCTGCGCCACTACCTGGACATCCGGGGAGATGACCTGCTGTCGCCCAGCAGCGGCACCACGCCGCGCGGTCCGCTGTCGGTGCGCCGCACGGCGGACGAGGACTTCGGTCCTGGCAGCGACAGCATGTCGGACTCGATGGGGGGCCTGGGCGCCGGCGGCGGGCTGTTCAGCATGGACGCCTTCAACGAGGAGGCGCCGAGCGAGGACCTGGGTGGCTTCGGTGGCCTGGGCGAGGGCCCGGACTCGGACGACTCGCTGGAGGGCTTCGACCTGCCGTTGCCGCCTCCGCCGCGAAAGTCCGCGGACGACTCGCGCGTGCTGCGCGCCGAGGACCTGAACCGGCCCGAGCGCATGGGGCGCCTCAAGGACACCATGCTCCAGCTGTGCGAGGCGCTGGCGTACATCCATGGCCACGGGCTGGTGCACCGCGACCTCAAGCCCTCCAACGTGATGGTGGACGAGGACCGGCAGGTGCGGCTGATGGACTTCGGCCTGGCGAAGTTCCTGGCGGACGACGTGGCCATCACCGAGGCCGGCAAGCTGGTGGGCACCTACCGCTACATGGCCCCGGAGCAGATCCTCGGCGAGCCGCTGGATGGCCGCTCGGACCTGTACAGCCTGGGGGTCATCCTCTATGAGTTGCTCAGCGGGCGGCCCCCCTTCGAAGCGAAGACGCCGCACGAGCTGTGGCGGCAGGTGCTGGAGACGGAGCCGGCGCCGGTGCTGGCACTCAACCTTCATGGGGACCCGCAGTTCGCGCGCGTCGCCCACCGCCTCATCCGCAAGGAGCCGGACGACCGGTTCCAGACGGCCGAGGAAGTCTACGAGGCACTGTCCGAGTGA